In the genome of Yarrowia lipolytica chromosome 1B, complete sequence, the window GAGCAGTTCAACTCTGTTGACGAAACGGTAAGGGTGTGCGCCTTTCAGTTCACGGGTCCGCTCGGAGCTATCCCGCTGAATCTGAATGAGAGCAGCGCCGAGACCTTCGAAGGAGGCATCAATGTAGAGGATGGTCTCGAGATCAGGGTCAAAGGCCGCCAGAGACAGATTAGCCTTGATagcgtccttgagagcgCGGAAAGCTTTCTCGCAGGCGTCGGAACAGACAAAGGGcacgtccttcttggtaTGTTCTTTGATGGAAGCACAAGTGGCCGCATAATTGGGAATATGGGCACTAAGATAGTTGGTGAGGCCAAGGAACCGACGACAGTCGGAATCACACTTGGGTGTGGGTACGTTTCGACCCAGGAGGGGTCGAACTCGATACCGCGAGGGGTTTTATGGAATCTCAGAATACGAGGCTCCTCACGGGCAACGTTGGCCTTGGACCTTTTGCCTGGAGGCCGTACTCACGTAGCTTGGACAGGACACGACGAATATGGTCCATGTGTTCTTCCCAAGTATTGGAGTATACGATGATGTCATCGAGATAGACCATGACGAATTCATCAAGATACTCTTCAAGAACAGAGTCCATGCATTTCTGGAGGTGAGCAGGGGCCTGGGCGATGCCCTGGGGCATGCAGTTCCAGGCGTGGTTGGAAAAGTGAGTGGTAATGGGGTGGTAGACCACCAGTAGGCGCCGCCCAGTAGGGTCCAGCGGTTTGGTCGCTGAGAAGGCTCGGGAAGTCTCAATGATGGTAGTAGGCTCAAGGAGACCGTCCTCAACAAGAGAGTCGACAAGAGCCTTCTCCGTCGCCGGGCCACGCCTTCTAAATGGTAACCACGAACCTTTTTCAAGTGCTCTGCACCATCGAGTGGCACAAGATCAAAGGGGGGCTGCTTCACGGGCTTAGGGTACTTGCGTCCGCCAAGCATGAAAACGTCAGAGAACTCATTGAGTAGGTTCTGGACGTCCTGTTCGGCGCTAGGGGGCGCACCGGACCTTCCTGAATATCCACGACATGGATATCAGTAGACAAGAGGGCGATACAAATGCCCTTACTGGTGGTAGCCTCAATTCCGAGAAACACATGATTCGTGGACTCGCGGACCACATTAAATTCCCAGTCCTGAAGGACCTGGCGACCGACAGTGACCGAGAGGCCGACAGAGCCGACAACTGTGAGAGAGCCGGACTGATCTGCAGTACCAATGGTTTCGGAGCGTGTCTTCATAAGATGGGAGAGACCATTTAAACGAATGGAAAGTAGTGGAGCGGGAAGAGGGTCGACTACGAGGGTCGACTACGAGGGTCGACTACGAGGGCACCGAGGTAGTTGCCAGAGGCGGAAGCACTCTGGTTATCTGTTAAAATATGTGCGTCAGCACCTTTAAGCGGGGGCTTGTCCTTACCAGACTTTTTCGCTGCGGTATTGCCAGCATTGTTGTTACTGGAACTTCCCCGAAGAGGTTTTCTTGGGCCGCTCGACATCATAAGAGCCCGACAGGAGCCTCTCATTAAAAAAGGTGACGATGGTGGACATTAGAGGTGACGGGCGCGGGGACAAGAAACGACAGATCAGCGACAGGGGCCGCAGCACCAGTGTCAGCCAGGGCGAAGGTGTCACGGATTGGAGCATCGAGAGTGTACAGGGCCGAGGAGGTTAACGACAGATTGGGGAAGGTCCGATGGATACGGGCGAGGGCGACACGGAAGCTTGACTCGTAGACGGGGCCTGCAGCCGACTCGATGTCGAGAAGCAGGATTCGATACACGTCCTTGAGGTTAGCTGAATCATAGGGGGGAGGGCTCcacgagaagaagtaaCGGGAAATCTCCTCGTGATCCACGTGAACAAAGAGGAGGGCACGAGCAAGATTATAGAACTCGGTGCGCAACTCGTTCCAGGAGTTGGGGCGCAGGCTACCCAGGGCGGGACGCATGACAGGTGGGACCAGCTTACAGAGTGTAGAGACGGAGTAGCGGGCCTGATTGGTTTCGTCCTCATTACCAAGTTCGCGGGTAGCCAGGTGCTTGAACCGACCGAAAAACACGCTAGCGGGCATGAGTACGGCGTCGGGCTTGGAGGGGAGGGTCCTCGAGTAGGGTCTTGTTGAGGGCCTTCGTGATAGTCGGTGGGACGGTCGGTGGAACAACAGGGGTGACGGCAGGAGCGGAAACCACGCCGGTGCTCACATTGAACTGACGGAATGACATCAGTGAGGGTCACGGTCGAGTCACGCTCGGGTACAGCCGTATGAAACGCATTGAAACGTTCCACGTCATCCATAGTTGAAGAGGGTTGAGAGTGGGTGGCAGTAGAGACAGGGGGGAGATACGGAAGCTGGCGAGCGTCGCGTACGGCGCGAGTGGTCTCGAGGGGGTTAGCGTTAGTCAAAAGGGCTTACATGTCACCATGTAAGAGTGTGCGGAGTACACGGTGAGTATATGTTTGGATCAAGTTCATCAGTCGACataatgtatatataagaAGGTTACTAGGATAACACGTATATGGCTGGTATTCcgccgagctcaagggGCACTCTCACAAAACCTTGGACCCTTTCTCGAGGTGATATTGACCCCAATGAGTCGTCCACAAGTAGGTTACACTCTCGGGTCGACTCAATTGTCCATGAGAGTTTGCAGTATCGACAAATGgtggttgtagttggtCGTCGAAATGAACCAGAAACGGAGATAAAGAGAGGGAGATGAGCAGTATTCTCGCTACCATCAACATGTCCACAACTTCAGAGTCAGATAGTGTTGAAGTTGACCCCAAAAATGACCCTAATGACCCCAAAAATGCCCCTAATGGCCCCAAAAATGACCTCAAAATTGATGCCCAACTTGATGCCCATCTCGATGCCCAACTAGACCGCACACACGACGGCAAGTGACACTGACGATGACTTTGTCGAGATCTCTGACGCCAGTGGGCTCGATCCGGAGATTCTTTTCAAGGACTCAGACGGCGAAGTTTTGAAGGTTTTGTCGGGCTGTTATGGGGCATCCGATAATGCATCTACCCTCTCTGATAATGCATCTCCCACCCCCGATAATGCATGTACCACATCAGATTATGCATATACCTCCGATAACGCATCTACCACCTCGGATATCGCACCCCCAGACTTGTGAGACACAAAAAGCTCCCTTAACCCGACTGGTGGCCCGAATCTTGACCCCACCCACCAAAACTCACTCCTACTCCGATATGGGGCAACAATCTTCCACTGGTGGAGCCCCTACCCCGATGTTCGAGCGGTGACAGACCCCTATGACGACGACACCAAATTGTGTCTAACGTGGCGAGTGTGGGTCCTGGGCACGATATGGGTCGGTCTGGGGGCGTTTGTGACCCAGTTCTTCGAGCTGCCATCGTTCTGGGAGCCCCAGTGTGCCAACTGCTCATGTACTCCTCAGGACGTctagtacagtactgtcTGCCGGATTGGGGATTCAGCTTTCGAGGACACAGATACACGTTGAATCCAGGCGAATGGTCGACCAAGAACAACTGCTGGCCACCATCATGCTCAATTGCGCCGGCGGAACGCCCTACGTGGCCCAAAACATCCTCGTCCAGTACATGCCCATGTTTTACAACCAGAGGTGGGCTGGGGGCTTTGGATACGGGTTTCTGGTGATTCTGGTGACCCAATTCATGGGATTTGGCTTCTCGGGACTGCTTCGGCGCGTCGGAGCGTATCCTGTGACTGCCATGTGGCCCACTGTTCTCCCTACTCTTGCCGTCAACAAGGTGCTTCTAGCTCCTGGCAGAAAGGGCGAAAACATCAACGGGTGGACCATTTCGAGATAAAATTTCTATTTCGTCGTTTTCCTAGCCTCTTTTGTCTACTTTTCGATTCCCAATTACCTGTGGACAGCGACCTCGACGTGGAATTGGCTCACGTGGGTAGCCCCCCAAAACGCCCATTTGGCCTAGTCACGGGCTCAATCTCTGGAATGGGATTCAACCCGGTGCCGACATTTGACTGGAACGTGATCACTGGCATTATCGAGCCGATTTTGATCTCGTTCCACTCCGCGCTTAACCAGTATCTGGGAATGTTTCTCTCCGGGCTGGTCACCCTAGCCGTCTACGACTGCAACTCCAAATGGACCCGATGGATCCCCATCAACGACAACTCGCTGTTCGACAACACCGGCAGACCATTTGACGTGAAGCTCATCCTCACCAACTACCAGTTTGACGATACAAAATACAGACAGTACTCTCCGCCGTACTTCTCCGCCGCCAGTCTGGTCCTCTACGGCGCCAACTTTGCCCTCTACCCCATGGCCTTCGTCTACTCAATTCTATGCCACTGGCGGGAAATGGGGACCGCAATTGGAGAAACCTGGGACACATTTCGACCCCCGCATCCATCCAACTACGAGGGGCTGGACGATCCGTTCTGTCGAATCCAGAAAAAACACCCCGACGTGCCAGACTGGTGGGGTATTACTCCATTCTGCTCATCATAATTGACCTCTCAATCGCTCTGGTTGAACACTGGCCCACAGACACGCCGGTGTGGATCATTTTTCTGTGCCTGGGCATGTGCTGCGCGTTTCTACTGCTCTTTTGCATCTTCTACTCCATGTCTGGAGTCATGCTGAATCTCAACGTGCTAGGCGAGCTCTTCGTGGGCTACGCTCTGCCGGGCAAGCTCCAGGCCCTCAGCACAGCCAAGGCgctgatgatgacgattGCCGAACAGGCTATGAACTTCGCCCAGGACCAGAAGCAGACCCACTACGCCCATCTGCCCCCTCGAAGCATCTTCGGGATCCAACTGTGGGGGCCACTCTGGTCAACGTACTGGTCTGTCTGGGGGTCCTTCAGTTCCAGATGCACCACACTCGCGATATCTGCACAAAAGAGAACCCCATGAAGTTCTCCTGTCCAAATGAGACCTCGCTGTTCTCCGCCTCGGTCATCTGAGGAGTCATAGGCCCCCCACAAATCTTCAACCACCAATATCCGGTACTCAAATGGATGTTTCTGCTCGGAGCTGGGCGGGCAGTGGTCTTCTGGACTCTACAGTTTGGAATTCCGACATACCTGCTCAAAAAACACCCCCAAAATGCCAAACAAATCCTCAAATAACAACGAATCGCTACTCAAGCAAACCCCCTGACTTTCTGCTCGGGAATGCTCTTCAGGTCCCCCAGAAACCTCTCCTACTTCATGGGGATGGTATACATTGCCGCCATATTCAATTAGTACTTGCTGACCCGATTCCAGACCTGGTGGAGAAAATACAACGGCATGAATGGACACCGGAGTCGCTCTCAGCGGCATCGTCATATTCTTTACGGTCCAATACAACGACCACGCGCTCAATTGGTGGGGCAACTCCGTGTCGTACGCCGGAATGGACGGTCAGGGAGTCTCAACTCCACAGTTGCCCGAGAATGGCTATTTTGGTCCTGGTCCTGGTCAGTTTCCATAGCCAATAGTGAACTTTTGTACAAGGTAATATTTGTccgagtacagtacagtaagtgGAGTAATGTCctgagtcacgtgataaaaCAAGAGTGTTCGTCAACATCTCATCATATGATCAACGTCAAGAGTTCAAgcacatcacgtgatcaacCTATCTGCCTGCCACCCAACTGAATACTCTTTTCCGGTCCATCGATCCCAGTTTCATATTCGCTCGAGTATATGTAGACTGCAATACgcaagtcacgtggtttaATGATATTACACAacaagtcacgtggtcaaATGATATCATACAActaatcacgtgaccaagtGACTTTATAGAACtaatcacatgacctggTTTAGTCCCACCAACGACCCGACCTGGGTTTTTGACAGATACGGAAAAATACTTCTCCACTGGGGGCTGAAACAACAGAGACTTTCAAAGAGTTGACCAAAACAATATGTTCGTTTAGTTCATGAAAAGTAGCAACTCTCCAAAGTCCAAAGCTATCTTGAGTGCTCTGGTATTGACATCTTCATGCTCCTTTAAGTACTCGCTCGTAGTAAACAGTCAAGTTCAGTGAGTTTCAAATGGTGCCCAATAAGTTGGAATCAACTGAAAAAGTATTTTAAACCCTTTCTTATACATTCCAGACTACTTGTGTCTCAAATTTgcgtgttttttgttttgttttatttgtTTTGTATTCTTTCGAATCTTCTCAGAATGACTTCAACTTTTGCAGTAATGACAGGATTGG includes:
- a CDS encoding uncharacterized protein (Converted to coding from non-coding YALI0B07876g, similar to uniprot|Q06593 Saccharomyces cerevisiae YPR194c OPT2 no start), which translates into the protein MSTTSESDSVEVDPKNDPNDPKNAPNGPKNDLKIDAQLDAHLDAQLDRTHDGNPYPDVRAVTDPYDDDTKLCLTWRVWVLGTIWVGLGAFVTQFFELPSFWEPQRMVDQEQLLATIMLNCAGGTPYVAQNILVQYMPMFYNQRWAGGFGYGFLVILVTQFMGFGFSGLLRRVGAYPVTAMWPTVLPTLAVNKVLLAPGRKGENINGDLDVELAHVGSPPKRPFGLVTGSISGMGFNPVPTFDWNVITGIIEPILISFHSALNQYLGMFLSGLVTLAVYDCNSKWTRWIPINDNSLFDNTGRPFDVKLILTNYQFDDTKYRQYSPPYFSAASLVLYGANFALYPMAFVYSILCHWREMGTAIGETWDTFRPPHPSNYEGLDDPFCRIQKKHPDVPDWWDTPVWIIFLCLGMCCAFLLLFCIFYSMSGVMLNLNVLGELFVGYALPGKLQALSTAKALMMTIAEQAMNFAQDQKQTHYAHLPPRSIFGIQLGIVIFFTVQYNDHALNWWGNSVSYAGMDGQGVSTPQLPENGYFGPGPGQFP
- a CDS encoding uncharacterized protein (Compare to YALI0B07777g, no similarity), which gives rise to MDDVERFNAFHTAVPERDSTVTLTDVIPTLPSKPDAVLMPASVFFGRFKHLATRELGNEDETNQARYSVSTLCKLVPPVMRPALGSLRPNSWNELRTEFYNLARALLFVHVDHEEISRYFFSWSPPPYDSANLKDVYRILLLDIESAAGPVYESSFRVALARIHRTFPNLSLTSSALYTLDAPIRDTFALADTGAAAPVADLSFLVPAPVTSNVHHPKKSGKDKPPLKGADAHILTDNQSASASGNYLGALVDVQNLLNEFSDVFMLGGRKYPKPVKQPPFDLVPLDATKPLDPTGRRLLVVYHPITTHFSNHAWNCMPQGIAQAPAHLQKCMDSVLEEYLDEFVMVYLDDIIVYSNTWEEHMDHIRRVLSKLQHTKKDVPFVCSDACEKAFRALKDAIKANLSLAAFDPDLETILYIDASFEGLGAALIQIQRDSSERTRELKGAHPYRFVNRVELLLMNILSNLSLCQMVR